In a single window of the Nocardioides sp. L-11A genome:
- a CDS encoding class I SAM-dependent methyltransferase — translation MSAPPELPDVVHRAFDASRRAGYVSFCRNETGRLLAALAATREGTMAEFGTGCGVGTAWLRSGVRNDKARILTAELNPKLAAAAIETFDDDPLVDVLEADWSTLMDKGPFSLLFLDSGDPSAVGVDKIADLVEPGGIVVLDDFVPCEMWPPITGGRVDTLREEWLTDERFTTVEVLVAADASALIATRR, via the coding sequence ATGAGCGCGCCTCCCGAGTTGCCCGACGTGGTCCACCGCGCTTTCGACGCGTCCCGGCGGGCCGGCTATGTGTCGTTCTGCCGCAACGAGACCGGCCGACTGCTCGCCGCCCTCGCCGCGACCCGCGAGGGCACCATGGCCGAGTTCGGCACCGGCTGCGGTGTCGGAACCGCGTGGCTGCGCTCCGGCGTACGCAACGACAAGGCCCGGATCCTCACCGCGGAGCTGAACCCGAAGCTCGCCGCCGCCGCCATCGAGACCTTCGACGACGACCCGTTGGTCGACGTCCTGGAGGCGGACTGGTCGACCCTGATGGACAAGGGCCCCTTCTCCCTGCTCTTCCTCGACTCGGGCGACCCCTCGGCCGTCGGCGTCGACAAGATCGCCGACCTGGTCGAGCCGGGCGGCATCGTCGTGCTCGACGACTTCGTCCCGTGCGAGATGTGGCCGCCGATCACCGGCGGCCGGGTCGACACGCTGCGCGAGGAGTGGCTGACCGACGAGCGGTTCACCACCGTCGAGGTGCTGGTCGCCGCCGACGCGTCGGCGCTGATCGCCACCCGCCGCTGA